A window of the Kosakonia radicincitans DSM 16656 genome harbors these coding sequences:
- a CDS encoding class I SAM-dependent DNA methyltransferase has translation MSRSEAASAILSLYQRHAAAFAQQRSQALFEKSWLEKFAARLPENGRILDIGCGNGQPIAAWFIAQGFHLTGVDGAQAMLERARQTFPSARWVHQDMRQLTLGETFDGLIAWDSFFHLTQDDQRSMFAHFARHSHPGSVLMFTCGPEDGIAIGQFEGEPLFHASLAPEEYRQHLAAIGFRVLEMRAEDPDCAGHTVWLAQRTA, from the coding sequence ATGAGTCGCTCTGAGGCCGCCAGTGCCATTCTTTCCCTCTATCAACGTCACGCCGCTGCGTTCGCGCAGCAACGTTCGCAAGCGCTGTTTGAAAAAAGCTGGCTGGAGAAATTCGCCGCGCGCTTACCAGAGAATGGGCGGATTCTGGATATAGGCTGCGGCAATGGTCAACCGATCGCCGCATGGTTTATCGCTCAGGGCTTTCATCTCACCGGCGTGGACGGCGCGCAGGCAATGCTGGAAAGGGCCCGGCAGACTTTTCCGTCTGCGCGCTGGGTTCACCAGGATATGCGCCAGCTTACGCTGGGGGAAACCTTCGACGGCCTGATCGCCTGGGACAGCTTTTTCCATCTGACCCAGGACGATCAGCGCAGCATGTTTGCCCACTTTGCCCGCCACAGCCATCCCGGCAGTGTACTGATGTTTACCTGCGGGCCGGAGGACGGTATCGCCATCGGGCAATTTGAGGGCGAACCGCTGTTTCACGCCAGCCTCGCGCCTGAAGAGTACCGGCAACACCTGGCGGCAATCGGCTTTCGCGTGCTGGAGATGCGGGCGGAAGATCCCGACTGTGCCGGCCACACGGTCTGGCTGGCTCAGCGTACGGCCTGA
- a CDS encoding MFS transporter, with amino-acid sequence MELFTDLPGDEGLAGRQRALALIALMTSTTMAVFDGTMVNIALPQIARALHVSAGDAVWVANGYLLSAAMTLAIFAALAARMGFRPLFACGLLLFTLASLGCALSSSLSVLVTMRVLQGIGGAATLSIAPAILRSIFPTRLLGRILGINALLIATSTAIAPVIGGALLSALGWQWLFAINIPLGAIALAFALRVIPGKSTNVSGPFDVQGALFSALMLGAAIMASTDISCTGTAWAAIAVASGLAFVRRQQRAPQPLLPLGLFASSRFSLAALTSLASFISQGVTFVALPFLFQNVYGYSAFTSALLFTAWPVGIILVAPHAGRLADRYAPAKIATAGLLLFAVGLLLLVLLPQNAAAWDISLRGLICGMGFGCFQSPNNREMLASASREHSGYASGVLAIVRTFGQCLGAALVGVMLALCTPTQEALAIRLGLWLAMIATLLAIAFSLSRLRRLPNQAVR; translated from the coding sequence ATGGAATTGTTTACAGACCTGCCTGGCGACGAAGGGTTAGCGGGGCGTCAGCGCGCGCTGGCGCTGATTGCGCTGATGACCAGCACCACGATGGCCGTTTTTGATGGCACGATGGTGAATATTGCCCTGCCGCAAATCGCCCGTGCGCTGCATGTCTCCGCGGGGGACGCCGTTTGGGTGGCGAATGGTTATCTGCTTTCTGCCGCCATGACGCTGGCTATTTTTGCTGCGCTTGCCGCCCGCATGGGGTTCCGCCCGCTGTTTGCCTGCGGGTTACTGCTGTTTACGCTGGCATCGCTGGGGTGCGCGTTATCCTCATCACTGTCGGTGCTGGTGACCATGCGCGTACTGCAAGGGATTGGCGGCGCGGCCACGCTCAGTATTGCACCAGCGATCCTGCGCTCAATTTTCCCCACGCGTCTGCTGGGACGCATTCTCGGCATCAACGCCCTGCTGATCGCCACCAGCACGGCGATTGCGCCGGTCATTGGCGGCGCTCTGCTGAGCGCACTGGGATGGCAATGGCTGTTTGCCATCAATATTCCGCTGGGCGCTATCGCACTGGCATTTGCCCTGCGCGTCATTCCGGGAAAAAGTACCAACGTTAGCGGGCCGTTTGATGTGCAGGGCGCGCTGTTCTCGGCGCTGATGCTGGGGGCGGCCATCATGGCGTCGACAGACATATCCTGCACAGGCACGGCCTGGGCTGCGATCGCGGTGGCGAGCGGGCTGGCGTTTGTGCGCCGTCAACAGCGGGCGCCGCAACCGTTGCTGCCGCTGGGGCTTTTTGCCTCGTCCCGTTTCTCTCTTGCTGCGCTCACCTCGCTGGCCTCGTTTATCAGCCAGGGCGTGACTTTTGTCGCGCTGCCATTTCTCTTTCAGAATGTTTATGGCTACAGCGCCTTTACCTCGGCTTTGCTGTTTACCGCCTGGCCGGTCGGCATCATTCTGGTGGCGCCGCATGCCGGGCGGCTGGCAGATCGCTATGCGCCCGCAAAGATTGCCACTGCCGGGTTACTGCTGTTCGCCGTTGGGTTGCTGCTGCTGGTGCTGCTGCCGCAAAATGCGGCGGCGTGGGATATCAGCCTGCGCGGACTGATCTGCGGAATGGGTTTCGGCTGTTTTCAAAGCCCGAACAACCGGGAGATGCTCGCCAGCGCCTCACGCGAGCACAGCGGCTATGCCTCTGGCGTGTTAGCCATTGTGCGCACCTTTGGACAGTGCCTTGGCGCGGCGCTGGTAGGCGTGATGCTGGCACTCTGCACGCCAACGCAGGAAGCGCTGGCGATACGGCTGGGATTGTGGCTGGCGATGATAGCGACGCTGCTGGCAATCGCCTTCAGTCTGAGCCGCCTGCGTCGCTTGCCGAATCAGGCCGTACGCTGA
- a CDS encoding LysR family transcriptional regulator, with protein sequence MTQPDLNLLFALDILLAERSVAAAARRLGLSASAMSRTLSRLRETTGDPLLVRAGRTMVLTPYAEAIRERTQNAVFEARAVLRPATPVLDIASLRQMFTLRANDGFVEAFGPSLIAQAAAIAPGVTLRFTPKAEKSDKPLREGRVDLEIGVLGEMGPEIRVQALFRDRFVGVVRSGHPLAQQQAVSVEQYVSFAHVVASRRGLLSGPVDEALADAGLNRNIAAVVPGFPAALAVARATDLIALVPASFLMNKATSEGLCVFELPVKTRGITVSQLWHPRSEVDPAHRWLRQFVLNVCRTLRPD encoded by the coding sequence ATGACACAACCGGACCTGAATCTGCTGTTTGCGCTGGATATTCTGCTGGCCGAAAGAAGCGTTGCCGCTGCCGCCCGAAGGCTGGGGCTGAGCGCATCGGCGATGAGCCGCACGCTGAGCCGCCTGCGGGAAACCACCGGCGATCCGCTGCTGGTGCGGGCAGGGCGGACGATGGTGCTGACGCCTTATGCCGAAGCCATTCGCGAACGCACGCAAAACGCCGTTTTCGAGGCGCGGGCGGTATTGCGCCCGGCAACGCCGGTGCTGGACATTGCCAGCTTGCGACAGATGTTTACGCTGCGTGCCAACGACGGTTTTGTTGAAGCCTTTGGCCCGTCGCTAATTGCACAAGCCGCTGCCATTGCGCCTGGCGTAACGCTGCGCTTTACGCCGAAAGCGGAGAAAAGCGATAAACCGCTGCGCGAGGGGCGGGTCGATCTGGAGATTGGCGTGCTGGGGGAAATGGGGCCGGAAATTCGCGTACAGGCGCTGTTTCGCGATCGTTTTGTCGGCGTCGTCAGAAGCGGCCATCCGCTGGCGCAACAGCAGGCAGTGAGCGTTGAACAGTATGTCTCGTTTGCGCATGTTGTCGCCTCACGGCGCGGGCTACTGAGCGGACCGGTGGATGAAGCGCTGGCCGATGCCGGGCTGAATCGCAATATAGCCGCCGTAGTGCCGGGCTTTCCGGCTGCGCTGGCGGTAGCGCGCGCCACTGATTTGATTGCGCTGGTTCCGGCCTCGTTCCTGATGAATAAGGCGACAAGCGAGGGGCTCTGCGTATTTGAACTGCCGGTCAAAACCCGCGGCATCACCGTTTCACAGCTCTGGCATCCGCGTTCGGAAGTTGACCCGGCGCACCGCTGGCTACGGCAGTTTGTGCTGAACGTTTGCCGCACGTTGCGGCCAGACTGA
- a CDS encoding MFS transporter, protein MKNNMDKPTMTHYRWWVMSFIFVIYTVANADRANIGFALPFIQEEFNISNTLAGLLISLFFAGYALFQIPAGYVIKKYGMRNAFALGMFLTSIFTALMGVVNNVLVLKLLRFFVGVSEAPVVIGSTATINQWFPAKEKGTATGLFLAGSKFGPLIVPALCAWIIMTWGWRYIFVFFAIPGVLLSIFWYFMVRNKPEESRFVNKQEAAYIRDELPGNTPQHGEAPQKACFRYCWLDTLIRTRQVEELTTSKQVFRCWDIYGVALGYFSMVGIVSVLMSWLPKYLITERGFDLTSSAALAAAPFLGTVLGNFLGGVLSDRVLNKRRKPLMLLSAGATIFTMYSLVFAPESKAILSLMLFMLGLMLSLGYSAYSVYAMGRVSKEIYPVAYSVINMGGQLGGMCMPLIVGVILDRWNWDAVFMTMTGFCMLCFMLVATVIEPLSKEVTVVRR, encoded by the coding sequence ATGAAAAATAATATGGATAAACCCACCATGACGCATTACCGGTGGTGGGTAATGAGCTTTATCTTTGTTATCTACACCGTGGCAAATGCCGACAGGGCAAATATTGGTTTTGCCCTGCCCTTTATTCAGGAGGAATTTAATATCTCCAATACCCTGGCCGGTTTATTAATCAGCCTGTTCTTTGCCGGATATGCGCTGTTTCAAATCCCGGCCGGGTATGTCATTAAAAAATATGGTATGCGCAATGCATTTGCGCTCGGCATGTTTCTGACCTCCATTTTCACCGCCTTAATGGGCGTGGTGAATAATGTGCTGGTGCTGAAATTGCTGCGCTTCTTTGTTGGCGTCAGCGAAGCGCCGGTGGTGATTGGCTCGACGGCGACCATTAATCAGTGGTTTCCGGCGAAAGAAAAAGGCACCGCCACCGGCCTGTTTCTTGCTGGTTCAAAGTTCGGTCCGCTGATTGTTCCCGCCCTCTGTGCGTGGATCATCATGACGTGGGGCTGGCGTTATATCTTCGTCTTTTTCGCTATTCCCGGGGTTTTGTTGTCCATCTTTTGGTATTTCATGGTGCGTAACAAACCGGAAGAGAGCCGCTTTGTGAACAAACAGGAGGCGGCATACATTCGCGACGAGTTACCGGGTAATACGCCGCAACACGGAGAGGCGCCGCAGAAGGCCTGCTTCCGCTACTGCTGGCTGGACACCCTGATCCGCACCCGCCAGGTGGAGGAGCTCACCACTTCGAAGCAGGTGTTCAGGTGCTGGGATATTTATGGCGTGGCATTAGGCTACTTCTCGATGGTCGGCATTGTCAGCGTGCTGATGTCGTGGCTGCCGAAGTATTTGATCACCGAGCGCGGCTTCGATCTCACCAGCTCCGCCGCGCTGGCGGCCGCGCCTTTCCTCGGCACCGTGCTGGGCAATTTTCTCGGCGGCGTGCTTTCAGATCGGGTGCTGAATAAAAGACGTAAGCCGCTGATGTTGCTGAGCGCAGGTGCGACGATTTTCACCATGTATTCGCTGGTGTTTGCCCCTGAAAGCAAAGCGATTCTTTCTCTGATGCTGTTTATGCTCGGGCTGATGCTTTCTCTCGGTTATTCCGCCTATTCGGTGTATGCCATGGGCCGCGTCAGTAAAGAGATCTATCCCGTGGCCTACAGTGTGATCAATATGGGTGGACAACTCGGCGGCATGTGCATGCCGCTGATTGTCGGGGTCATCCTTGATCGCTGGAACTGGGATGCGGTGTTTATGACCATGACCGGCTTCTGCATGTTGTGTTTTATGCTTGTTGCCACGGTCATTGAACCGTTATCGAAAGAGGTCACGGTGGTGCGTCGTTAA
- a CDS encoding hydroxymethylglutaryl-CoA lyase: MGKFIQLTEVGPRDGFQNIKQPIPTELKIRIIDKLIAAGAKNIEITSMVSPKAIPQMSDAKQVIAHVLEKHPTITPWVLVPNSRGAQLAVESQISRVNYVISVSPAHNQANINRTHPQSLDELAAIRQAHPDLEISLSLATAFGCPFIGATCTDTLLEMIRFAADLGIHHITLCDTIGVANPRQTADLLQRISARFPHLDIGLHMHNTHGMALANMMAGLQNGVTRFETAVGGLGGCPFAPGAAGNAATEDVVNMFSRMGFDCGISLDALLEVSALIRESIEPALLSSLSRARTYREFAFYDPQC; encoded by the coding sequence ATGGGAAAATTTATTCAACTTACCGAAGTCGGACCGCGAGATGGCTTCCAGAATATTAAGCAGCCGATTCCGACAGAATTGAAAATTCGTATTATCGATAAACTGATCGCCGCCGGTGCGAAAAACATCGAAATAACCTCGATGGTCAGCCCGAAAGCGATCCCGCAAATGTCGGATGCCAAACAGGTCATTGCGCATGTGCTTGAAAAGCACCCGACGATAACGCCATGGGTGCTGGTACCAAATAGCCGGGGAGCGCAATTAGCGGTGGAGAGTCAGATCTCGCGGGTGAATTATGTTATCTCCGTCAGCCCGGCGCATAACCAGGCCAATATTAACCGTACGCATCCGCAGTCGCTGGATGAGCTGGCGGCCATTCGCCAGGCGCATCCGGATCTGGAGATTTCGCTGTCGCTGGCCACCGCGTTTGGCTGCCCTTTTATCGGTGCCACCTGCACCGATACGCTGCTGGAGATGATCCGTTTCGCCGCGGATCTTGGCATTCACCACATTACGCTGTGCGACACCATCGGCGTGGCGAATCCCCGCCAGACTGCAGATCTCCTGCAACGCATCAGCGCCCGGTTCCCGCATCTCGATATCGGCCTGCATATGCATAACACGCACGGTATGGCGCTGGCCAACATGATGGCTGGCCTGCAAAACGGCGTGACGCGTTTTGAAACGGCGGTTGGCGGTCTTGGCGGTTGCCCCTTCGCACCGGGCGCCGCCGGAAATGCCGCAACGGAAGATGTGGTAAATATGTTTTCCCGCATGGGGTTCGATTGCGGAATATCACTCGATGCGCTGCTGGAGGTCTCTGCATTAATTCGTGAGTCCATTGAACCTGCGTTATTAAGCAGTTTATCGCGTGCCCGAACTTACCGCGAATTTGCTTTTTACGATCCGCAATGCTGA
- a CDS encoding CaiB/BaiF CoA transferase family protein, whose product MNNKSGVLSGVRVLDLTRVLAGPYCGMMLADFGADVIKIELPGKGDDARANAPQINGESAYFMNLNRNKRGITLNLKSEQGRAIFLEMVRNSDIVLENYRPGVMEKLGLGYEDLRKVNPAIIYGAVSGFGHTGPYAKRAGYDIIGQAMSGLMSTTGWADTPPTRTGTAIADVVGGMSCAIGVLAAYANRLKTGVGDKVDIALVDAMVSSLEIINIIYLNTGRIPTRIGNRYEAIYPYDSFQAQDGYVIIACGNDKLFGLLKQTLKISELEDARFSTNIARVTHHAELKAILERWTGEHPIDQIVELLLAAGIPAAPINTIDRVTKDPHIAVAREMFVDIEHPVAGKITMTGNQVKFSNNKTSIRMPAPTLGQHNHEILKELLNYSDAEIEQLINDGIL is encoded by the coding sequence ATGAATAATAAGTCTGGTGTATTAAGTGGCGTCCGCGTTCTCGATCTTACTCGCGTTCTTGCCGGTCCTTACTGTGGAATGATGTTAGCTGATTTTGGCGCTGACGTGATTAAAATTGAATTACCGGGTAAAGGCGATGATGCCCGCGCAAACGCGCCGCAAATAAATGGCGAAAGCGCCTACTTTATGAATCTTAATCGCAATAAACGCGGTATTACGTTGAATCTGAAGTCTGAACAAGGGCGCGCTATTTTTCTTGAGATGGTGCGCAACAGCGATATTGTGCTGGAAAATTACCGTCCGGGTGTGATGGAAAAACTCGGCCTCGGTTATGAAGATCTGCGCAAGGTGAATCCAGCCATTATTTATGGCGCGGTGTCGGGTTTCGGCCACACCGGGCCGTACGCTAAACGCGCGGGATACGACATTATCGGCCAGGCGATGAGCGGGCTAATGAGCACCACGGGCTGGGCCGATACCCCACCTACCCGCACCGGCACAGCGATTGCCGATGTGGTGGGCGGTATGAGCTGCGCCATCGGTGTCCTTGCCGCCTACGCCAACCGCCTGAAAACCGGGGTCGGCGACAAAGTGGATATCGCGCTAGTTGATGCGATGGTCTCGTCGCTGGAGATCATCAATATTATCTATCTGAACACCGGACGCATTCCGACGCGCATCGGTAACCGTTATGAGGCGATTTATCCCTACGATTCATTTCAGGCGCAGGACGGTTACGTCATTATCGCCTGTGGCAACGACAAGTTGTTTGGACTGCTGAAACAGACGCTGAAAATCAGTGAACTGGAGGATGCCAGATTCAGCACCAATATCGCGCGCGTCACCCACCATGCAGAACTGAAAGCCATCCTTGAGCGCTGGACCGGCGAACACCCGATTGACCAGATCGTTGAATTGCTGCTGGCGGCAGGGATTCCCGCGGCCCCTATCAACACCATCGACCGCGTCACCAAAGATCCACATATTGCCGTGGCGCGTGAAATGTTTGTCGATATTGAACATCCGGTGGCCGGTAAAATTACCATGACCGGTAATCAGGTTAAATTCTCCAACAACAAAACTTCCATCAGAATGCCCGCGCCAACGCTGGGCCAGCACAACCACGAAATATTAAAAGAACTGCTCAATTATTCCGATGCGGAAATAGAGCAGCTTATCAACGATGGTATTCTGTAA
- a CDS encoding sigma-54-dependent Fis family transcriptional regulator, with translation MNKNPLPNLALITPYPQLGEIVAEQCTGIFNCHVYHGSLEKAASIARNLDTEYYDVILSRGGTAEYIEKSTQIPVVKILTSTADLLKSLIPLKNYPQHIAFFNYQTYLTDVLLIAQALNITIDEFVFLSHADMTEKLEQCRRRRYATVTGGFPVTDSARQYAMQGILIENGVESVNSALREALAIVETTKRKAQDTARLEIILSSITEGIIVTNENNEIQVFNRSAEKIFGLSGTQVIGKPVDSIIKNTRINQVLLTAAPEIRELQELDSTSIITSRVPIFMGKRCIGVVCSFTDTPQIEKVERILRGKLKKKGFNARYTFDHIFTANGEMQAIKKLAQIYARTDSPVMIYGESGTGKELFAQSIHDHSLRSRGPFVAINCAAIPESLLESELFGYEGGAFTGARREGKSGLIELAHQGTLFLDEIGELPMTIQSRLLRVLQEYEIMHIGGKDVIPVDVRIIGATNRSLEKMSEEGGFRRDLYYRLNVLPLAVPPLRERPEDIRYLAGMFLCEWQAEHLLEQFLDLFTGWHWPGNVRELRFILERLALLSGEFPTYSLYELLTLTGFSLAGSNKPAAINDAVTVDLNKGSLKALVRDIERQVITLYLRRYNQDQQKVARHLGISKMSLWRKLQED, from the coding sequence ATGAACAAGAATCCTCTGCCAAACCTTGCATTAATTACACCTTACCCGCAACTGGGCGAAATAGTCGCTGAACAATGTACGGGTATTTTTAACTGCCACGTTTATCATGGCAGCCTCGAGAAAGCGGCCAGCATCGCCAGAAATCTTGATACAGAGTATTACGATGTTATTCTGAGCCGGGGAGGGACAGCGGAATATATCGAAAAATCAACGCAGATTCCGGTGGTTAAAATACTGACATCGACTGCCGATTTACTGAAATCGCTCATTCCGCTGAAAAATTATCCGCAGCATATTGCCTTTTTTAATTACCAGACCTACTTAACGGATGTATTACTTATTGCGCAGGCGCTGAATATCACCATCGATGAATTTGTTTTTTTATCGCACGCCGATATGACCGAAAAACTGGAGCAGTGTCGGCGCCGCCGCTATGCCACGGTGACCGGCGGTTTTCCGGTCACCGATAGTGCAAGGCAATATGCGATGCAGGGCATCCTGATCGAAAATGGTGTCGAATCGGTGAACAGCGCGCTGCGTGAAGCACTGGCGATAGTGGAAACAACGAAACGCAAAGCGCAGGATACCGCCAGGCTGGAGATCATTTTGTCGTCCATTACGGAAGGCATCATTGTCACCAATGAAAATAATGAAATTCAGGTGTTTAACCGCAGCGCAGAAAAGATTTTCGGCTTGAGCGGAACACAGGTAATAGGTAAACCTGTTGATTCAATTATTAAAAACACACGGATAAACCAGGTGCTGCTGACCGCAGCGCCGGAGATCCGCGAATTGCAGGAGCTGGATAGCACCTCCATTATCACCAGCCGGGTGCCGATATTTATGGGCAAACGCTGCATTGGCGTGGTTTGCTCTTTTACGGATACGCCGCAGATAGAGAAGGTGGAGCGTATCCTGCGCGGCAAGCTTAAGAAAAAAGGGTTCAATGCCCGCTATACCTTCGATCATATCTTCACCGCCAACGGTGAAATGCAGGCGATCAAAAAGCTGGCGCAAATTTATGCCCGCACCGATTCTCCGGTGATGATTTACGGGGAGTCCGGCACCGGCAAAGAGCTGTTTGCCCAGAGCATACATGACCACAGTCTGCGCAGTCGCGGGCCGTTTGTCGCCATCAACTGCGCGGCGATCCCGGAAAGCCTGCTGGAGAGTGAGCTTTTTGGTTATGAAGGCGGCGCGTTTACCGGTGCCAGGCGGGAAGGAAAGTCGGGGCTTATCGAGCTGGCGCATCAGGGAACGCTGTTTCTCGATGAAATTGGCGAACTGCCAATGACCATCCAGAGCCGCTTATTACGGGTGCTCCAGGAGTATGAAATCATGCATATCGGCGGCAAAGACGTGATCCCGGTCGATGTCAGAATTATTGGCGCGACCAATCGTTCGCTGGAGAAGATGAGCGAGGAAGGCGGGTTTCGCCGCGATCTCTACTACCGACTGAATGTGCTGCCGCTGGCGGTTCCGCCGCTGCGGGAACGTCCGGAAGATATTCGTTATCTGGCCGGGATGTTTCTTTGTGAGTGGCAGGCAGAACATCTGCTGGAGCAATTTCTCGATCTGTTCACCGGCTGGCACTGGCCGGGCAATGTCCGCGAACTGCGTTTTATCCTTGAGCGTCTGGCGTTGTTGTCAGGGGAATTTCCGACCTATTCGTTGTATGAATTGCTGACACTGACCGGTTTTTCGCTGGCGGGCAGTAACAAACCCGCAGCGATTAATGATGCTGTGACCGTGGATCTGAACAAAGGATCGCTCAAGGCGCTGGTTCGCGACATTGAGCGGCAGGTTATTACCCTTTATCTGCGACGTTACAATCAGGATCAGCAGAAAGTGGCCCGGCACCTTGGGATCAGTAAAATGAGCCTGTGGCGCAAATTACAGGAAGATTGA